From a region of the Marinomonas mediterranea MMB-1 genome:
- a CDS encoding efflux RND transporter permease subunit, whose amino-acid sequence MLAQFFINRPVFAWVISIVIMLAGAFAITQLPISQYPNVAPPSVKISATYTGASAETVENSVTQILEQQLTGLDGLLYFSSSSSSTGRASINVVFEQGTDADTAQVQVQNKIQQVTSSLPTSVQQQGVSVSKSQSDFLLIAALYDETDTDTASDLSDYLITSIQDSVSRIEGVGSVQVFGSEYAMRIWLDPLKLASYGLMPSDVSSAISAQNTQVAAGSLGQRPSPVGQELNVTVTAQSKLQTPQEFRDIILKYDDNGATVRLSNVATVELGSESYDYVPRLNRHPASGMAVMLAPGANALSTSELVKAKLTELARNMPDGYKISFPKDNTAFIKISIEEVVKTLFEAIALVVIVMFVFLQSWRATLIPAIAVPVVLLGTFGVLQVFGYSINTLTMFGMVLSIGLLVDDAIVVVENVERVMEEDKLSPREATIKSMKEITSALIGIAVVLSAVFLPMAFFSGSTGVIYRQFSITIVSSMILSVIVALTLSPALCATLLKPNHHAAKKGLGGLFNRSFDWATGRYSGRIAKVVKQPVRWLVLYGIIIGGLWAMMGNLPGGFLPQEDQGDIMVMVSLPEGASLTRTSDVMNEVEDHFLNTEGNYVKDIFTISGFNFMGSGQNAGMAFVLLKNWSERQNPMASAQAIAGRSWGAFAGLRDAQIFTLLPPSIMGLGQSNGFTFQLQASGNTDRATLIAMRDKLLADANASSILTGVRMGSQTEKPQLHIDIDQEKASALGLSMSDITTTISSAWAGSYVNDFIDRGRVKKVYIKGDAQYRSDPDDLQHWYVRGSGNTMTPFSAFSDSNWTYGPSSLSRFNGLASYQVQGAAANGVSSGAAMDEMENLADQLPKGASYAWSGLSYQERQSSGQTQMLYAISILVVFLCLAALYESWTVPFSVIMVIPLGVLGTAAAAYLRGLENDVYFQVALLTTIGLSSKNAILIVEFAEEAYRRGATVWEAAKEGATLRLRPIIMTSLAFIVGTLPLALSTGAGANSRISIGSGIVGGTLTATLLAIFFVPLFFVVVRRLFPKRPEHL is encoded by the coding sequence ATGTTAGCGCAATTCTTTATAAACCGTCCGGTCTTTGCTTGGGTTATATCGATCGTTATTATGCTGGCGGGGGCGTTTGCCATTACCCAGCTTCCCATTTCACAATATCCTAATGTCGCGCCACCAAGCGTCAAGATCAGTGCTACTTACACTGGGGCGTCTGCTGAAACCGTAGAAAACAGTGTGACTCAGATATTAGAACAACAGTTAACCGGTTTGGACGGGTTGCTGTATTTCTCCTCTTCGAGCAGTTCGACAGGTCGAGCCAGTATCAATGTGGTGTTTGAACAAGGAACGGATGCAGACACAGCTCAAGTCCAAGTTCAGAATAAAATTCAGCAAGTGACCTCTAGCTTGCCGACGTCAGTTCAGCAACAAGGTGTTTCAGTCAGTAAATCTCAAAGTGACTTTCTATTGATTGCCGCGTTGTACGACGAAACGGATACGGACACCGCCAGCGATTTATCGGATTACCTTATTACCAGTATTCAAGACTCTGTCTCCCGAATCGAAGGTGTGGGTAGCGTTCAAGTATTCGGTTCAGAATATGCCATGCGCATTTGGTTGGACCCGCTTAAGCTTGCATCTTACGGATTAATGCCTTCCGACGTTTCTTCCGCGATCAGTGCTCAAAATACACAAGTTGCGGCGGGTAGTCTCGGGCAAAGGCCTTCTCCTGTGGGGCAAGAGTTAAACGTGACGGTCACGGCACAATCCAAACTGCAAACGCCTCAAGAATTCCGCGATATCATTTTGAAATACGATGATAATGGTGCAACGGTACGTTTGAGTAATGTCGCGACGGTTGAGCTCGGTAGCGAAAGTTACGACTATGTGCCTCGTTTAAATCGTCACCCCGCTTCCGGTATGGCCGTTATGCTGGCGCCGGGCGCGAACGCATTGTCGACGTCGGAATTGGTGAAAGCGAAGCTAACCGAACTGGCTCGTAACATGCCCGATGGTTATAAAATCTCTTTTCCTAAAGACAATACCGCGTTCATAAAAATCTCCATCGAGGAAGTGGTTAAAACACTTTTCGAAGCCATCGCCTTGGTGGTGATCGTGATGTTTGTGTTCTTGCAAAGCTGGCGTGCGACCTTGATTCCCGCCATTGCCGTACCGGTCGTTTTGTTGGGTACGTTCGGTGTGTTGCAAGTCTTTGGTTACTCGATCAATACATTGACCATGTTTGGCATGGTGTTGTCGATCGGCTTGCTGGTGGACGATGCCATCGTCGTGGTCGAGAACGTGGAACGGGTCATGGAGGAAGACAAGCTCTCTCCCCGCGAAGCGACGATTAAGTCTATGAAAGAAATCACCAGTGCGTTAATCGGTATTGCTGTGGTGTTATCGGCGGTATTTTTACCCATGGCGTTCTTTAGTGGATCAACGGGTGTTATTTACCGTCAGTTTTCCATTACGATTGTGTCTTCAATGATATTGTCCGTTATCGTTGCTTTAACACTCTCCCCAGCACTTTGTGCGACTTTATTGAAACCAAATCATCATGCCGCCAAAAAAGGCTTAGGTGGACTGTTCAATCGAAGCTTCGATTGGGCGACAGGACGTTATTCTGGTCGTATCGCTAAAGTGGTGAAACAGCCAGTTCGCTGGCTCGTTCTGTATGGCATTATCATTGGTGGCTTGTGGGCAATGATGGGAAATCTTCCTGGTGGCTTTTTACCGCAAGAAGACCAAGGTGACATCATGGTTATGGTGAGTTTGCCAGAAGGAGCGTCATTGACCCGTACCAGCGATGTGATGAATGAGGTGGAAGATCACTTCCTGAACACCGAAGGTAACTATGTAAAAGACATTTTTACCATCAGCGGCTTCAACTTTATGGGCAGTGGACAAAATGCAGGTATGGCGTTTGTTCTTCTAAAAAATTGGTCAGAACGTCAAAATCCAATGGCCAGTGCGCAAGCCATTGCGGGTCGCTCTTGGGGGGCCTTTGCTGGACTAAGGGATGCTCAAATTTTCACCTTGCTCCCACCTTCGATTATGGGCTTGGGGCAAAGCAACGGTTTTACCTTCCAGCTTCAAGCATCGGGTAATACGGATCGAGCGACCTTGATTGCCATGCGTGACAAGCTGTTGGCCGATGCCAATGCGAGTAGCATTCTGACAGGTGTGAGGATGGGATCACAAACAGAGAAGCCGCAGTTGCACATAGACATCGACCAAGAAAAAGCCTCGGCATTAGGTTTGTCAATGAGCGACATAACCACAACCATTTCGTCGGCGTGGGCAGGATCCTATGTAAACGACTTTATCGACCGAGGACGCGTCAAAAAAGTCTATATCAAAGGGGACGCGCAATATCGCTCTGATCCTGATGACTTACAGCATTGGTATGTACGTGGTAGCGGTAATACGATGACGCCATTTTCTGCCTTTTCTGACAGCAATTGGACGTACGGACCGAGTAGTTTGTCTCGTTTCAACGGGTTGGCTTCTTATCAAGTTCAAGGTGCGGCTGCGAACGGCGTGAGTTCCGGTGCCGCAATGGATGAGATGGAGAACTTGGCGGATCAGTTGCCAAAAGGCGCGTCTTACGCTTGGAGTGGATTGTCCTATCAAGAGCGTCAGTCTAGTGGGCAAACACAGATGTTGTACGCCATTTCTATTCTGGTTGTGTTCTTGTGTTTGGCGGCCTTGTACGAAAGCTGGACGGTTCCCTTCTCGGTCATCATGGTGATTCCGTTAGGGGTGCTTGGTACTGCGGCTGCGGCGTATCTAAGAGGCTTGGAAAATGATGTGTATTTTCAAGTCGCGCTTTTGACTACGATCGGGTTGTCTTCAAAAAATGCGATCTTGATTGTCGAGTTTGCCGAAGAAGCGTATCGACGTGGCGCAACAGTATGGGAAGCGGCCAAAGAAGGCGCAACCTTGCGATTACGTCCAATTATCATGACCTCGTTGGCGTTTATCGTTGGTACTTTACCGCTTGCTCTTTCGACTGGAGCTGGGGCGAACAGTCGTATTTCCATCGGTTCAGGCATCGTTGGGGGTACCTTAACCGCGACGTTATTGGCGATTTTCTTTGTACCTTTGTTTTTCGTTGTGGTGCGTCGCTTGTTCCCGAAACGTCCTGAACATCTCTAG
- a CDS encoding DUF3100 domain-containing protein: MNAQSPISLLLNWRLHLIVILFSAIAEWIGIQSIPIANAKLLFLPLFYSFIFCLFLNPNIIGSAQKVINKKNAAIAAPIISIAILPFIAKFGTLIGPAIPKIMDAGAAMVLQELGNLGTMLIAMPIAVLVFKMGREAIGATYSIAREPNIALISDRYGLKSSEGIGVMGVYVMGTLFGTLYFALLAGFLASTGWIDIRALAMACGVGSGSMTAACSGSLAASIPDMKEEILAFAGASNLLTNATGLYIAIFVALPFAEWFYKKLSSQQTRALDTQSKADQSSDEVSKNA; the protein is encoded by the coding sequence ATGAACGCACAATCCCCAATATCATTATTATTAAACTGGAGATTGCACTTAATCGTTATTCTTTTTTCCGCTATTGCGGAGTGGATAGGTATTCAGAGCATCCCCATTGCCAACGCAAAACTTCTGTTTTTGCCGTTATTTTACTCATTTATTTTTTGTCTTTTTCTAAATCCAAACATTATTGGATCAGCTCAAAAAGTCATTAATAAAAAGAACGCGGCAATTGCTGCGCCCATCATTAGTATCGCAATTCTTCCTTTCATTGCTAAGTTCGGCACATTAATCGGCCCTGCTATTCCAAAGATTATGGATGCTGGTGCGGCTATGGTTCTGCAAGAGTTGGGTAACCTAGGCACAATGTTGATTGCAATGCCTATTGCGGTATTGGTTTTCAAAATGGGGCGTGAGGCAATAGGAGCAACGTATTCTATCGCACGAGAGCCAAATATCGCGCTGATCTCTGACCGTTATGGTCTTAAGAGCAGTGAGGGGATTGGTGTGATGGGTGTCTACGTCATGGGTACATTATTCGGTACGTTATATTTTGCACTTCTTGCTGGTTTTCTTGCATCGACAGGGTGGATTGATATTCGAGCGTTAGCGATGGCCTGTGGTGTAGGCAGTGGCAGTATGACGGCGGCTTGCTCTGGTAGCTTGGCAGCGTCAATTCCAGATATGAAAGAAGAGATTTTAGCGTTTGCGGGAGCGAGTAATCTCCTTACCAATGCGACGGGCCTTTATATTGCGATATTTGTTGCTTTGCCCTTTGCGGAATGGTTTTACAAGAAGCTTTCCAGTCAACAAACACGGGCTTTGGACACACAATCGAAAGCAGACCAATCTTCGGATGAGGTAAGTAAAAATGCTTGA
- a CDS encoding DEAD/DEAH box helicase, whose amino-acid sequence MTFSKFGLDQEILSALDTLELTAPTSIQEQAIPEILQGHDLIATAQTGSGKTAAFCLPILQALKDGEKAKPNHVRCLIIAPTRELAIQLNANIKAFNEHLTLRHQVIFGGVRVLPQRKYLKRGSDILVATPGRLLDLHQRGDILFDSLTHLVLDEADRLLDLGFAKELDQIIQALPKQRQTLLFSATFAPPIKKLAKKILNQPKDVTTIQKAAAKPNINQWLHPVDKKRKTELLLELLNRKPHAQVIVFTNTKKNADLVAQALNQDGISAGALHSDRTQDERIHVFDQFKNNEISILVATDVAARGIDIQNLPLVINYDLPKVSEDYIHRIGRTGRAGHAGQAFSIASADEFDALLDIEALTGKKITRKYIDGFHPDHDIPLQRKAKAKPTKSKKDAKKTAEKKPTLADKPNDGLRSNPFAVRKKK is encoded by the coding sequence ATGACATTTTCGAAATTCGGCTTAGACCAAGAGATTCTTAGCGCATTAGACACGCTTGAGTTGACAGCTCCAACGTCGATACAAGAGCAAGCCATCCCTGAAATACTGCAAGGGCATGACTTAATCGCCACCGCCCAAACAGGTTCAGGTAAGACAGCGGCATTTTGTTTGCCTATCTTGCAAGCCCTAAAAGACGGCGAAAAGGCCAAACCGAATCACGTACGTTGCTTAATCATTGCGCCAACGCGAGAGCTAGCGATTCAATTAAACGCCAATATCAAAGCGTTTAACGAACACCTTACCTTACGCCATCAAGTCATTTTCGGCGGAGTGCGTGTCTTACCTCAACGAAAATACCTTAAGCGCGGTTCTGACATTTTAGTCGCAACGCCGGGAAGATTGTTAGACCTGCATCAAAGAGGTGACATACTTTTTGATTCGCTCACGCATTTGGTATTGGATGAAGCCGACAGGTTGCTCGATCTTGGCTTCGCCAAGGAGCTTGACCAGATTATTCAGGCACTTCCGAAACAACGCCAAACACTGCTCTTTTCAGCGACCTTCGCGCCGCCAATCAAAAAACTGGCAAAGAAGATACTGAACCAACCTAAAGACGTGACGACGATCCAAAAAGCCGCGGCCAAGCCGAACATAAACCAATGGCTGCATCCGGTCGATAAAAAACGTAAAACCGAGCTACTGCTGGAGCTGCTTAATCGTAAACCGCATGCCCAAGTGATTGTCTTCACCAACACGAAGAAGAACGCCGACTTAGTTGCGCAAGCATTAAACCAAGATGGAATCAGCGCTGGCGCGCTGCACAGCGACAGAACACAAGACGAGCGTATACACGTCTTCGATCAGTTTAAAAACAACGAGATTTCAATACTCGTCGCAACCGACGTTGCCGCACGTGGTATCGATATTCAAAACCTCCCGCTGGTGATCAACTACGACTTACCTAAAGTCTCTGAAGACTACATCCACCGTATTGGCCGTACTGGCCGTGCAGGGCACGCAGGACAAGCCTTCTCCATCGCCAGCGCAGACGAGTTCGACGCCTTGTTAGACATCGAAGCTCTCACAGGAAAGAAAATCACCCGTAAATACATCGATGGTTTTCACCCAGACCACGACATCCCACTGCAACGAAAAGCCAAAGCCAAACCGACCAAATCGAAAAAAGATGCAAAGAAAACCGCAGAGAAAAAACCAACACTGGCAGACAAGCCAAACGACGGACTAAGAAGTAACCCGTTTGCGGTTAGGAAGAAAAAGTAG
- a CDS encoding IS30 family transposase, which produces MNYQQLTEGKRYQISALLEQKMSVPNIANAIKCHKATVYRELKRNRQAKRYCPKEAHTLCLTRRKRSAKYRIPTKTINYIRTLIEFDWSPEQVSNVLRLCGVPVSHEWIYQYIHDDKRRKGILYRHLRQGHKRYRKGKRTKDEVIKNAVSIEERPDIVDTRKRFGDWEIDTVLGKSGTGSIVTLLERTTRFYLIKKVNSKSAVDVTQATIELLMPFKDHVHTITADNGREFAHHAKIAEALDTKVYFAHPYSSWERGANENSNGLLRQYVRKGTDLREIEDDMIHWAMTRINYRPRKCLGFKQPAVVFKEMCLAA; this is translated from the coding sequence ATGAATTATCAGCAGTTGACCGAAGGGAAACGATACCAGATTTCCGCTCTTTTAGAACAAAAAATGTCAGTGCCCAATATAGCCAATGCCATTAAGTGTCATAAAGCCACGGTTTATCGTGAATTAAAGCGTAACAGGCAAGCAAAACGCTATTGCCCTAAGGAAGCACACACTCTTTGTCTAACAAGACGAAAGAGGTCTGCAAAGTATCGAATACCAACAAAAACGATCAATTATATACGGACTCTTATTGAGTTTGACTGGAGTCCAGAGCAAGTATCTAACGTATTGAGGCTATGTGGCGTTCCAGTCAGTCATGAGTGGATTTATCAATACATTCATGATGATAAAAGGCGCAAAGGAATACTTTACCGACACTTAAGGCAGGGTCATAAGCGCTATCGAAAAGGCAAACGAACAAAAGATGAAGTTATAAAGAACGCTGTATCCATAGAGGAGCGTCCTGATATTGTCGATACGCGAAAACGTTTTGGAGATTGGGAGATAGACACGGTTTTAGGTAAAAGTGGAACAGGCTCGATTGTCACGCTACTTGAGCGAACGACGCGTTTTTACTTGATAAAGAAAGTGAATTCAAAGTCTGCCGTAGATGTCACTCAAGCGACAATAGAGTTGTTAATGCCCTTTAAAGATCACGTACATACGATTACAGCAGATAACGGTAGAGAATTTGCTCATCACGCTAAGATTGCAGAAGCGCTGGATACCAAAGTCTATTTTGCCCACCCTTATAGCTCTTGGGAGCGTGGCGCGAACGAAAACAGTAACGGTCTTTTAAGGCAATATGTGCGTAAAGGAACAGATTTAAGAGAGATTGAAGATGACATGATTCACTGGGCGATGACGAGAATCAACTATCGCCCAAGGAAGTGTTTAGGGTTTAAGCAGCCAGCAGTCGTATTTAAAGAGATGTGCTTAGCGGCTTGA
- a CDS encoding DMT family transporter, which yields MVCLTKGASLKAELILVLVTILAAFGWIFSKESLHELPPFFFISTRFILAGFILTLVAPKSVLGMTRIDWKHASFVGGLMGLAMMFWITGLDQIQNIGVGAFISSLGVVFVPLVARLIFKDSSSRSIWFALPIAVIGLGCLSLGSVQSAIGFEFAQLYFLVAACFLALQFTFLSKLTASINSFGLTAVQLMATGVMILVVSLLTEEVPATVSLSTLGWFFSSVFIATTLRFLLQTYAMSLASASHAAIIMNLEPVWTAVFAVFWYSERMTSWQLLGCTFVFIAMLVAKWSAVKSFIRKNERKRFFH from the coding sequence ATGGTGTGTTTGACTAAAGGAGCCTCGTTAAAAGCTGAGTTAATCTTAGTGTTGGTGACCATTCTTGCGGCTTTCGGTTGGATTTTTTCCAAAGAATCGTTGCATGAACTGCCCCCTTTTTTCTTTATTTCTACCCGGTTTATATTAGCGGGTTTTATTCTGACGCTTGTGGCTCCCAAGTCTGTGTTAGGGATGACTCGAATTGATTGGAAACATGCCAGTTTCGTTGGCGGTTTAATGGGATTGGCGATGATGTTTTGGATAACCGGCCTTGACCAAATTCAAAATATTGGTGTTGGAGCGTTTATCAGTAGCCTTGGTGTGGTGTTTGTGCCTTTGGTCGCTCGGCTTATTTTTAAAGACTCGTCGTCAAGAAGTATTTGGTTTGCGTTGCCTATTGCGGTTATCGGGCTCGGGTGTTTGTCCTTAGGAAGCGTGCAGTCAGCGATTGGTTTTGAGTTTGCTCAACTTTATTTTTTGGTCGCCGCGTGCTTTTTAGCGCTGCAATTTACGTTTCTGTCTAAGCTGACGGCCTCGATCAATTCATTTGGGTTAACCGCGGTACAGTTGATGGCAACAGGTGTGATGATTTTAGTGGTCTCTTTGTTGACGGAAGAGGTGCCAGCCACCGTGTCTTTGTCAACATTAGGTTGGTTCTTTTCGAGTGTGTTCATCGCCACGACACTGCGTTTTTTATTGCAAACCTATGCAATGAGTTTGGCGTCAGCGAGTCATGCGGCCATTATTATGAACTTAGAACCTGTCTGGACAGCTGTGTTTGCTGTATTTTGGTATTCTGAGAGAATGACAAGCTGGCAGTTGTTGGGTTGTACTTTCGTGTTCATTGCTATGCTGGTGGCTAAATGGTCCGCTGTAAAGTCATTTATTAGAAAAAATGAAAGAAAGCGTTTCTTTCATTAA
- a CDS encoding efflux RND transporter periplasmic adaptor subunit, whose protein sequence is MLSKFKLISGALAVSLILVGCQESSTDKDAKVGSKAAPSAPKAVDVGVVQITPQSIELTSELPGRTKSSLVAEIRPQVGGIIERRFFEEGQTVQTGDVLYEIDDSTYVSSVKQAQASLESAKASYTSTKQTYERYKTLRKRNNVSQQNLDDAKVAYLEALANQKKAEAALESSQIDLEHTQITSPISGRVGISEVTVGALVTAAQSTTLTTVRSLDPIYVDLSQTSVDQLRVRNLLLQDDVTIGSQKVSLTLEDDSTYPYAGQLKAREINVDELTGSVTLRAEFPNPDGLLLPGMFVRGKINDIDHSKALLVPQQGVSRDLKGKPIAFVVNAQNKIEKRVLTTERALGNQWLVVKGINAGDQVVVEGTAKIRAGSLVKAVQLQMDKQSGAMVAVNEATSTQPQGE, encoded by the coding sequence ATGTTGTCAAAATTCAAATTAATCTCAGGTGCATTGGCTGTTTCTTTGATCTTGGTCGGGTGCCAAGAGTCCTCAACGGACAAGGACGCCAAGGTTGGAAGTAAAGCAGCGCCGAGCGCACCAAAGGCGGTGGATGTTGGTGTCGTGCAAATTACGCCTCAATCTATTGAATTAACGTCCGAACTTCCTGGCAGAACGAAATCCAGTTTGGTCGCTGAGATCCGACCTCAGGTAGGCGGTATTATTGAACGTCGATTCTTTGAAGAAGGTCAAACGGTTCAAACTGGGGATGTATTGTATGAGATTGACGACTCTACTTATGTGTCCTCTGTAAAGCAGGCGCAAGCGTCGCTTGAAAGTGCCAAAGCGAGCTACACATCGACGAAGCAAACCTATGAGCGTTATAAAACACTGAGAAAGCGTAATAACGTATCGCAGCAAAATCTAGATGACGCGAAAGTCGCGTATCTAGAAGCATTAGCCAATCAGAAGAAAGCGGAGGCGGCGTTAGAAAGCTCTCAAATAGATCTTGAACACACTCAAATCACATCGCCTATTTCTGGTCGAGTAGGCATTTCAGAAGTCACCGTTGGGGCATTGGTGACGGCCGCACAATCAACCACGCTCACCACGGTTCGCTCACTTGATCCTATCTATGTTGATTTGTCTCAGACCAGTGTCGATCAGCTACGCGTCCGTAATCTACTTTTGCAAGACGATGTGACGATAGGGTCGCAAAAAGTCTCACTGACGTTAGAGGATGATTCGACTTATCCTTATGCTGGGCAATTGAAAGCCCGTGAGATAAACGTCGATGAGTTAACGGGCAGTGTGACATTGCGAGCAGAGTTTCCAAACCCCGACGGCTTGTTGTTACCGGGTATGTTTGTCCGAGGCAAGATTAATGACATCGACCATTCCAAAGCGCTGCTTGTCCCTCAACAAGGTGTCAGCCGTGACCTAAAAGGAAAGCCCATTGCTTTCGTGGTAAACGCGCAAAACAAAATCGAAAAACGAGTACTGACAACAGAGCGTGCGCTGGGTAATCAATGGTTGGTTGTTAAGGGCATCAATGCTGGCGATCAGGTCGTCGTTGAGGGAACCGCAAAAATTCGTGCAGGCAGTCTGGTGAAAGCCGTTCAACTGCAAATGGATAAGCAAAGTGGTGCTATGGTCGCAGTAAATGAAGCGACATCGACGCAGCCGCAAGGAGAATAA
- a CDS encoding FAD-dependent monooxygenase, translated as MRDLARSRRATASLSEKGLFEPDSIKKHKHMVKRVVISGAGIGGLATALSCAKQGFDVTVLEQAKEIKEVGAGLQMSPNAMKVLQALDVSERLASVSFSPEYAGIRHYQTGAYFLKSPLGEAAVHRYDAPYWHLHRADLISVLYQACLENQVDIKLNTQVTGYQNQPKQVEVQTNQGKITADILVGADGIKSTTRQAMKGEEAVEFTGQVAWRGTINTKQHPDLHIPPEACVWAGPAKHLVTYYLRGGDLINFVAVEEKADWQHENWRQEGDINTLRASFSGWHPTVTKLLEACDESFIWALNSRPQLDSWRDGRVVLLGDACHPMLPFMAQGAAMAIEDAYVLSKSLKEHGDDIGLNHYQDARIPRTRAIQAMSKSNTSLFHMHGGAVGALRLNAVRLATRFMPSVANTKLDPVYGYDATKV; from the coding sequence TTGAGAGACCTAGCGCGCAGCCGTCGTGCGACGGCCTCTTTGAGTGAGAAGGGGCTCTTTGAGCCAGACAGTATTAAGAAGCATAAACATATGGTGAAACGAGTCGTTATTTCAGGCGCAGGTATCGGTGGTTTAGCGACGGCGCTTTCGTGCGCTAAGCAAGGCTTTGATGTGACCGTGTTGGAGCAGGCCAAAGAGATTAAGGAAGTGGGTGCAGGGCTACAAATGAGCCCGAATGCCATGAAAGTCCTGCAAGCGCTGGATGTCTCGGAGCGGTTGGCCAGCGTGTCTTTTTCTCCTGAATATGCGGGGATACGCCACTATCAGACCGGCGCGTACTTTTTGAAGTCTCCGTTAGGGGAGGCTGCTGTGCATCGCTACGACGCGCCATATTGGCATTTGCACCGAGCGGATTTAATCAGCGTCTTGTACCAAGCTTGCTTAGAAAACCAAGTTGATATCAAGCTAAACACGCAGGTGACAGGTTACCAAAACCAGCCTAAGCAGGTTGAAGTACAGACAAACCAAGGTAAGATAACGGCCGATATTTTAGTTGGGGCAGATGGTATTAAGTCCACAACCCGCCAAGCGATGAAAGGCGAAGAGGCGGTTGAGTTTACTGGCCAAGTGGCTTGGCGCGGTACGATCAATACCAAGCAACACCCTGATTTACATATACCACCCGAAGCGTGCGTATGGGCGGGGCCTGCTAAGCATTTAGTGACTTACTATCTGCGAGGTGGGGATTTAATTAATTTTGTGGCGGTTGAGGAAAAAGCAGACTGGCAACATGAAAACTGGCGTCAGGAAGGCGATATTAACACGCTAAGAGCGTCGTTTTCTGGTTGGCACCCAACGGTGACAAAATTATTAGAAGCCTGTGATGAAAGCTTTATATGGGCATTAAACTCGCGCCCTCAGTTGGATTCTTGGCGTGATGGTCGCGTGGTTTTGCTTGGTGACGCTTGTCATCCAATGCTACCCTTTATGGCGCAAGGCGCTGCAATGGCGATTGAAGATGCTTATGTGCTGTCAAAAAGCCTAAAAGAGCACGGTGATGACATCGGTCTGAATCATTATCAAGACGCTCGTATACCAAGAACGCGTGCTATTCAGGCTATGTCTAAATCGAACACGTCCTTGTTTCATATGCACGGTGGCGCTGTGGGCGCATTGCGTTTGAACGCGGTACGTTTGGCAACTCGATTCATGCCTTCGGTTGCGAATACGAAGCTTGACCCTGTCTATGGGTACGATGCGACAAAAGTGTAA
- a CDS encoding TetR/AcrR family transcriptional regulator → MKSNKSLVDEPNRRDVIIDALVKNALTKGFHKASMNEVAKTASLSVGQIYRYFAHKDDIICALVERQTQTHLTYLDAFLDQEEWLNTFLETPDKELVDYRIINAEINAEAARNPKIAEICQHSHRVLREQSLTIMKQKYGMSREQAAPKVELLVTLTEGILNRAYLHDAPYSDDFETLMKETLSFIFSNK, encoded by the coding sequence ATGAAATCTAATAAGTCTTTAGTCGACGAGCCGAACCGTCGAGATGTGATCATCGATGCATTGGTCAAAAATGCTTTAACCAAAGGCTTCCATAAAGCCAGCATGAACGAGGTCGCCAAAACGGCCTCTTTGAGCGTCGGGCAAATATACCGATACTTTGCCCATAAAGATGACATTATCTGTGCTTTAGTAGAGCGCCAAACGCAGACACATTTAACCTACCTCGACGCCTTTCTTGATCAAGAAGAGTGGTTGAATACCTTTTTAGAAACACCGGATAAGGAACTCGTTGATTATCGAATCATCAACGCGGAAATTAACGCCGAAGCGGCCCGTAACCCCAAAATTGCAGAAATTTGCCAACACTCTCACAGAGTATTACGAGAACAGTCACTCACCATCATGAAACAAAAGTATGGCATGTCGCGGGAGCAAGCAGCGCCAAAAGTTGAACTATTGGTAACATTAACAGAGGGGATATTGAATCGCGCTTATTTACATGACGCCCCCTATTCGGACGACTTTGAAACCTTAATGAAAGAAACGCTTTCTTTCATTTTTTCTAATAAATGA